A genomic window from Martelella lutilitoris includes:
- a CDS encoding LysR family transcriptional regulator, whose protein sequence is MKSIPWSYYQLFLAVIRHGGLSGAAAEHGVSPATAGRHMLDLERRLGRALFVRSQRGYGLTPEGETLNALLTGADGSFRRIDDWRGEAAAPQLVRLALGTWNAFLISAHIGEICREDDPFRLQLLVGEARASLAHRENDIGIRSFEPEESNLAAQRLGCVAYAPFRSRNAPPLARERWIAVTREEAISDYLRWPHQARPAAIALLVSRPRTMLDLVEAGAGVAVLPCFIGDTNQRLVRAGPVIEELEHLQWLVLHDDDRHRREVRRVADRLARFMKARAALYAGKRAETDG, encoded by the coding sequence ATGAAAAGCATACCCTGGTCCTACTATCAGCTTTTCCTCGCCGTGATCCGCCACGGCGGATTGAGCGGCGCTGCGGCGGAGCACGGCGTCAGTCCCGCCACGGCCGGCCGGCACATGCTGGATCTCGAACGCCGCCTCGGGCGCGCGCTGTTCGTGCGCAGCCAGCGCGGCTACGGTCTCACGCCCGAGGGCGAAACCCTGAACGCGTTGCTGACGGGGGCGGACGGCAGCTTTCGCAGGATTGATGACTGGCGCGGCGAGGCGGCGGCGCCGCAACTGGTCCGCCTGGCGCTTGGCACGTGGAACGCGTTTCTGATTTCCGCGCATATCGGCGAGATCTGTCGCGAGGACGACCCGTTCCGCCTGCAATTGCTTGTCGGCGAAGCGCGCGCGAGCCTCGCTCACAGGGAAAATGACATCGGCATCCGATCCTTCGAACCCGAAGAGAGCAATCTGGCGGCGCAGAGACTCGGCTGTGTCGCCTATGCGCCGTTCAGGTCCAGGAACGCGCCGCCCTTGGCGCGGGAACGCTGGATCGCCGTCACCCGGGAGGAAGCGATCTCCGACTACCTCAGATGGCCGCACCAGGCCCGGCCGGCGGCCATTGCCCTGTTGGTAAGCCGTCCGCGGACGATGCTCGACCTCGTCGAGGCAGGCGCCGGCGTTGCCGTCCTGCCCTGCTTCATCGGCGATACCAATCAGCGCCTGGTGCGGGCGGGGCCGGTCATCGAGGAACTGGAGCATCTTCAGTGGCTCGTGCTCCATGATGACGATCGGCATCGGCGCGAGGTGCGGCGCGTGGCCGACCGGCTGGCGAGGTTCATGAAGGCGCGGGCGGCGCTTTATGCGGGCAAAAGGGCGGAGACCGACGGCTGA
- a CDS encoding NAD(P)/FAD-dependent oxidoreductase — protein MDEFDVIIVGAGAAGLMCAARAGKRGRRVLLVDHAKKPGEKIRISGGGRCNFTNIGAGPQNFLSENPHFAKSALARFTPADFIAMVDRHNIAWHEKTLGQLFCDGSAKEIIAMLLAECRAGNVEIRLETAVAALEHSGDRFMLSVEGKRAAARAMVIATGGKSIPKMGATGFAYEVAGRFGIRVVEPRPGLVPFTLEPGLQAELQPLAGIGVPVEVACRTGRFCEAMLFTHRGLSGPAILQVSSYWSPGDAVNVRISPDIALADMLTAAKRENGRQGAASALATWLPKRLAHYFTERAGAAGHLADLSDKALAHLAASIQDWQFKPAGTEGYRTAEVTLGGIDTKALSSRTMEARAVPGLYFIGECVDVTGWLGGYNFQWAWASGVAAGDAL, from the coding sequence ATGGACGAATTCGATGTGATCATTGTCGGCGCAGGCGCTGCGGGGCTGATGTGCGCCGCGCGCGCGGGAAAACGGGGACGCAGGGTTCTTCTCGTTGATCACGCGAAGAAACCGGGCGAGAAAATCCGCATTTCCGGCGGCGGCCGCTGCAACTTCACCAATATCGGCGCCGGCCCGCAAAACTTCCTGAGCGAGAATCCGCATTTCGCCAAATCGGCGCTCGCGCGCTTCACGCCGGCGGATTTCATCGCGATGGTGGACCGCCACAACATCGCCTGGCACGAGAAGACACTCGGGCAGCTCTTCTGCGACGGCTCGGCGAAGGAGATCATCGCCATGCTGCTGGCCGAATGTCGGGCCGGCAATGTCGAGATCAGGCTGGAGACGGCCGTCGCCGCTCTTGAACATTCCGGCGATCGTTTCATGCTGTCGGTTGAGGGGAAGCGGGCCGCCGCACGGGCGATGGTGATTGCCACCGGCGGCAAGTCCATCCCCAAGATGGGCGCGACGGGCTTTGCCTACGAGGTCGCCGGGCGCTTCGGCATCCGCGTCGTCGAGCCGCGGCCTGGCCTTGTGCCCTTCACGCTCGAACCGGGCCTGCAGGCGGAATTGCAGCCGCTCGCGGGTATCGGCGTTCCGGTCGAGGTCGCATGCCGAACCGGGCGGTTTTGCGAGGCCATGCTTTTTACTCATCGCGGCCTTTCCGGTCCTGCAATCCTGCAGGTTTCCTCCTACTGGTCGCCCGGCGACGCGGTGAACGTCAGGATCAGCCCGGATATCGCCCTCGCTGACATGCTCACGGCGGCAAAGCGCGAAAACGGAAGGCAGGGCGCCGCGAGCGCGCTCGCGACCTGGTTGCCGAAACGCCTCGCGCACTATTTCACCGAGCGTGCCGGCGCGGCGGGCCATCTTGCCGATCTTTCCGACAAGGCGCTCGCCCACCTTGCGGCTTCGATCCAGGACTGGCAGTTCAAGCCCGCCGGAACCGAGGGCTACCGCACGGCCGAAGTGACGCTCGGCGGCATCGATACCAAGGCGCTGTCGTCAAGGACGATGGAGGCCCGGGCGGTACCGGGCCTCTATTTCATCGGCGAATGCGTCGACGTCACCGGATGGCTGGGCGGCTACAATTTCCAGTGGGCCTGGGCCTCCGGCGTCGCTGCCGGCGATGCGCTGTGA